The Gemmatimonadota bacterium genome window below encodes:
- a CDS encoding YraN family protein: MRTSPARGRWAEDQALRFLTCAGMRLLARNVRQGGGEIDLVLEDGHTLVFVEVKARRKSAGRAAEAVTLAKQGRIASAASVWLARNGVPAGGCRFDVVTVAGTGPDLAVEHIPGAFDAPARPGI; this comes from the coding sequence GTGAGAACTTCTCCTGCACGCGGACGATGGGCGGAAGATCAGGCGCTACGGTTTCTAACCTGCGCGGGGATGCGCCTGTTGGCGCGAAATGTCCGCCAGGGCGGGGGCGAGATCGATCTGGTTCTGGAGGACGGACACACGCTGGTGTTCGTGGAGGTCAAGGCCCGGCGGAAATCGGCGGGGCGTGCGGCAGAAGCCGTGACTCTCGCAAAGCAAGGGAGGATTGCCAGCGCGGCCTCGGTCTGGCTTGCGCGGAACGGCGTCCCCGCAGGGGGGTGTCGATTTGATGTCGTGACGGTGGCGGGCACGGGCCCCGACCTTGCCGTCGAGCATATTCCGGGGGCTTTTGACGCTCCCGCACGCCCCGGTATCTGA
- the def gene encoding peptide deformylase: MAVRKIRRYGDPVLREKAAPVEAFDESLRELVRDLLDTVELAGGVGLAAPQIGVLERVMVVWPVPAGEEERRIEDALVLVNPEVADSMGPAVSMEEGCLSIPGIYETVKRPAGIRVHAKNSSGEPLEIEDHETVSRILQHEIDHLDGVLFIDLVGPMKRALLKKRLRELAES; encoded by the coding sequence ATGGCGGTTCGGAAGATTCGCAGATACGGAGATCCCGTGCTTCGTGAGAAGGCCGCACCGGTCGAGGCGTTCGACGAGAGCTTGCGGGAACTCGTTCGCGATCTTCTCGACACGGTGGAACTTGCCGGAGGTGTGGGGCTTGCGGCTCCGCAGATCGGTGTTCTGGAGCGGGTGATGGTCGTGTGGCCGGTCCCTGCGGGAGAGGAGGAGCGGCGCATCGAAGATGCCCTCGTCCTCGTGAATCCGGAGGTTGCGGACAGCATGGGTCCCGCGGTCTCGATGGAAGAGGGGTGTCTCTCCATCCCGGGGATCTACGAGACCGTCAAGCGGCCTGCAGGAATCCGCGTCCATGCGAAGAACTCTTCCGGGGAGCCTTTGGAGATTGAGGATCACGAAACCGTCTCCCGCATTCTCCAGCACGAGATCGACCACCTGGACGGTGTGTTGTTCATCGACCTGGTGGGTCCCATGAAGCGCGCGCTCCTGAAGAAGCGGCTTCGCGAACTCGCTGAGTCATGA
- a CDS encoding tetratricopeptide repeat protein encodes MRVIAMGLALLLLASGCGDQGVDPRVQEAYDLVVSGSVDEGIAMANAILVDDPDHAGAMNVLGLGLYKAGDAEGSIQQYLRALEVRPDFPEAHFNLGNSHVALLHRAKAEAAFRRAVELEPDFELARYNLGKIHDGAGRKEEALTEFQKCAELDPQFIPAILSAGQLLDGKGDYPGAIGYYERLLELDPAFKEGRVLLGNAWIRSGAPDAVSRAGEQFRIAVEIDQEYLDGVYSLAVACGLMNKIDDAARWYRRVLELAEPGSVVAVEATRFLTTQLPPPPEGASD; translated from the coding sequence ATGAGAGTGATCGCAATGGGGCTGGCGCTTCTTCTTCTGGCGTCCGGGTGCGGGGATCAGGGCGTGGACCCACGCGTTCAGGAGGCCTATGACCTGGTGGTCAGTGGAAGCGTGGACGAGGGAATCGCCATGGCAAACGCCATTCTTGTGGACGACCCCGACCATGCGGGAGCCATGAATGTTCTGGGGCTCGGGCTTTATAAAGCGGGAGATGCGGAAGGATCGATCCAGCAGTACCTGCGCGCGCTGGAGGTAAGGCCGGACTTCCCGGAAGCCCACTTCAATCTGGGCAACTCCCATGTCGCCCTTCTTCATCGAGCCAAGGCGGAAGCGGCGTTCCGGCGTGCCGTGGAACTGGAGCCGGACTTCGAGCTGGCCAGGTACAACCTCGGGAAGATCCACGACGGTGCGGGTCGCAAGGAAGAGGCGCTGACCGAGTTTCAGAAGTGCGCGGAACTGGATCCGCAGTTCATTCCGGCCATCCTTTCCGCGGGGCAGCTCCTGGACGGGAAGGGGGACTACCCCGGCGCCATCGGGTATTACGAGCGCCTTCTGGAACTGGATCCGGCATTCAAGGAGGGGCGCGTTCTTCTGGGCAATGCATGGATTCGGTCGGGGGCGCCGGATGCCGTATCCCGGGCCGGAGAGCAGTTCCGCATTGCCGTCGAGATCGATCAGGAGTACCTCGACGGCGTGTACAGCCTGGCCGTGGCCTGCGGCCTCATGAACAAGATAGACGATGCCGCAAGGTGGTATCGTCGGGTGCTGGAGCTTGCTGAGCCGGGTTCCGTGGTAGCCGTGGAGGCGACCCGTTTCCTGACGACGCAGTTGCCTCCGCCCCCCGAGGGTGCTTCCGACTGA
- the rpsP gene encoding 30S ribosomal protein S16 produces the protein MAVKLRLARHGNRKRPFYRVVVAESAHRRDGRFIDMVGTYDPLKKPAVIEVKADKVLHWLSVGAQPSPTVRSILAKTGVWAHWRAVQDGSAQLSDMTGRVDGTLERARDDRPSKKVVAKLESAEAEAVEAAAAEETAADEAPAAEEEAPAAEETAAAEEAPEEKTGESA, from the coding sequence TTGGCAGTCAAGCTCCGTCTGGCCAGACACGGAAACCGGAAGCGACCCTTCTACCGCGTGGTGGTGGCGGAGAGCGCTCATCGTCGGGATGGACGGTTTATCGACATGGTCGGGACCTACGATCCCTTGAAGAAGCCGGCCGTCATCGAGGTGAAGGCGGATAAGGTTCTGCACTGGCTTTCCGTGGGTGCGCAGCCGTCGCCGACCGTGCGGAGCATTCTGGCGAAGACCGGGGTGTGGGCGCACTGGCGCGCCGTTCAGGACGGCAGCGCGCAACTGTCCGACATGACCGGTCGCGTGGACGGCACGCTGGAGCGCGCGCGGGACGACCGCCCGTCGAAGAAGGTGGTTGCGAAGCTGGAGTCCGCCGAAGCCGAGGCCGTGGAAGCGGCGGCTGCGGAAGAGACGGCGGCGGACGAGGCTCCGGCGGCGGAAGAGGAAGCCCCGGCGGCGGAAGAGACTGCGGCGGCGGAAGAGGCTCCCGAAGAGAAGACCGGGGAGAGCGCCTGA
- the rsmB gene encoding 16S rRNA (cytosine(967)-C(5))-methyltransferase RsmB gives MGKGRAPGRGGHSRRRGLASTTDPRSAAITLFLEWDRTGLPADALLDRLLDSIPDGRDRALAAELVHGVFRWRGRLDWHLQSLVHRPLKELSPAILWVLRLGLYQAEHLDRIPVHAMVHSSVELARDFGNPGAAGLVNAVLRKAPDRLATAREPDASEDPVGHLEARASHPAWMLRRWLEAFGFRKTMAIAAAGNRKPSLTLRVASKRVDPQEIERQLAEAGIPAERGEFLPEAIRLPGGWHPIVEDITGAGHAVVQDESAGLVAHVARPEPGLRILDVCAAPGGKGTHLASLCGDSPMVAADISPGRARFVEASVAALGLRNTRVIVADGTRPVTDGGFDRVLVDAPCSNTGVLGRRSDARWRRGPDAIVRLVELQGRLLEASRSQVGPGGILVYSTCSLEPEENDGVVASYLDRHPEDRLLPAGEVLPEEVVDGDFYRTDPSRLPLDGAFAAAILPGGKA, from the coding sequence ATGGGCAAGGGGCGCGCGCCCGGAAGAGGCGGACACTCTCGGAGACGCGGGCTAGCGTCGACCACCGATCCACGGTCCGCAGCGATCACGCTCTTCCTGGAGTGGGATCGGACGGGACTTCCGGCGGATGCACTGCTGGATCGCCTTCTGGATTCCATCCCAGACGGGCGCGATCGCGCGCTTGCCGCGGAACTCGTACACGGCGTGTTCCGGTGGCGCGGGAGGCTGGACTGGCACCTCCAGAGTCTGGTGCACCGTCCGCTCAAGGAACTCTCGCCGGCGATCCTCTGGGTCCTTCGGCTGGGGCTCTATCAAGCGGAGCACCTCGACCGCATTCCGGTTCATGCCATGGTCCACTCCTCCGTGGAACTGGCCCGCGACTTCGGCAATCCGGGTGCCGCCGGGTTGGTCAATGCCGTGTTGCGGAAAGCCCCTGACCGCCTCGCCACGGCCAGGGAACCGGATGCCTCCGAAGATCCCGTCGGGCATCTGGAAGCCCGGGCTAGCCATCCCGCATGGATGCTTCGCCGGTGGCTGGAAGCGTTCGGCTTCCGCAAGACCATGGCGATCGCGGCAGCAGGAAACCGCAAGCCCTCCTTGACGCTCCGGGTGGCCTCAAAGAGAGTGGATCCACAGGAGATTGAGCGCCAGCTTGCCGAAGCCGGGATTCCCGCCGAGCGAGGAGAGTTCCTGCCGGAGGCGATTCGACTGCCCGGCGGATGGCATCCCATCGTGGAGGATATCACCGGCGCCGGGCACGCGGTCGTTCAGGATGAATCCGCCGGACTGGTCGCTCATGTCGCCCGGCCGGAGCCGGGGCTTCGCATCCTGGATGTCTGTGCGGCGCCGGGGGGGAAGGGGACGCACCTGGCTTCGCTTTGCGGAGACTCTCCCATGGTGGCCGCGGACATCTCTCCCGGGCGCGCGCGGTTCGTGGAGGCATCGGTCGCGGCGCTGGGACTCCGGAACACGCGGGTCATCGTGGCGGACGGGACGCGTCCCGTGACTGACGGCGGCTTCGACCGGGTGCTGGTGGACGCCCCATGCAGCAACACCGGCGTCCTGGGTCGCCGTTCGGACGCACGCTGGCGTCGCGGGCCGGACGCGATCGTCCGCCTCGTGGAGTTGCAGGGCCGTCTTCTGGAAGCGTCGCGCTCTCAGGTTGGGCCGGGGGGGATTCTGGTGTATTCGACCTGCTCGCTGGAACCGGAGGAGAACGACGGCGTGGTGGCGTCCTATCTCGACCGGCACCCGGAGGACCGTCTGCTTCCGGCGGGCGAGGTCCTCCCCGAGGAGGTCGTGGACGGGGACTTCTATCGTACCGACCCGTCTCGTCTTCCCCTCGACGGGGCGTTTGCCGCGGCGATTCTCCCCGGAGGCAAAGCGTGA
- the fmt gene encoding methionyl-tRNA formyltransferase — MRIVFCGTPASAVPSLEALAERGWEISAVVTQPDRPAGRGAALAPPPVKTAAESLGIPVLQPSRLPEIRGRLEEIRPDVVAVVAYGRIFRRWLLELPRLGCVNVHFSLLPRHRGVAPVQWAVIEGDRETGVTTMLMDRGVDTGDTLLSASTPIGPDETAGDLTGRLGEMGGPLLARTLEGLEEGTVGPRAQPEEGVTWARRLLKDDGRIDWRHSADAIARRVRGLSPWPGAHTTFRGKGLKIHRVRAVGGSAPPGRVVREEAAVLAGTAEGRIALEEVQPAGKGRMEGSAWARGARPEEADTLGDAG; from the coding sequence ATGAGGATTGTCTTCTGCGGGACACCCGCCTCTGCGGTGCCGTCTCTTGAGGCGCTTGCGGAGCGGGGTTGGGAGATTTCCGCAGTCGTGACGCAACCGGATCGTCCCGCCGGGCGCGGCGCGGCGCTGGCACCGCCCCCGGTGAAAACGGCTGCGGAGTCGCTCGGAATCCCTGTCCTCCAGCCGTCCCGGTTGCCGGAGATTCGCGGGAGACTGGAGGAGATTCGACCGGATGTCGTGGCCGTGGTGGCGTACGGACGGATCTTCCGCCGGTGGCTTCTGGAGCTGCCGCGTCTGGGGTGCGTGAATGTGCATTTCTCGCTGCTCCCGCGCCATCGGGGTGTGGCTCCCGTACAGTGGGCGGTGATCGAGGGGGATCGCGAGACCGGGGTCACCACCATGCTGATGGATCGGGGGGTAGACACGGGCGACACACTCCTGTCTGCCTCCACACCGATCGGGCCGGATGAGACCGCCGGAGACTTGACGGGGCGGCTGGGGGAAATGGGCGGGCCGCTTCTGGCGCGGACGCTGGAAGGGCTGGAGGAAGGAACCGTCGGGCCTCGGGCGCAGCCGGAGGAGGGCGTGACCTGGGCGCGGCGTCTCCTGAAGGACGACGGACGCATCGACTGGCGCCACTCCGCCGACGCGATCGCGCGGCGCGTACGCGGACTTTCGCCGTGGCCGGGCGCGCATACGACCTTTCGCGGGAAGGGACTCAAGATCCATCGTGTTCGCGCCGTCGGAGGAAGCGCACCGCCGGGGAGGGTGGTTCGGGAAGAGGCCGCGGTCCTTGCGGGGACAGCGGAAGGACGGATCGCTCTGGAAGAGGTGCAACCGGCCGGCAAAGGCCGCATGGAGGGCTCGGCATGGGCAAGGGGCGCGCGCCCGGAAGAGGCGGACACTCTCGGAGACGCGGGCTAG
- the rplS gene encoding 50S ribosomal protein L19, producing the protein MVDLIRLAEGKGLRTDIPDFGPGDTITVHVTVREGSKERVQLFRGNVIQIRGSGIRRTVTVRKIANGFGVERVFPMHSPSVARFEVVRRGRVRRAKLFYLRGRSGKAARIRERRNT; encoded by the coding sequence ATGGTTGACCTGATCCGGCTGGCGGAGGGGAAGGGTCTCCGGACTGACATTCCCGACTTCGGGCCGGGAGATACCATTACTGTGCATGTCACCGTCCGCGAAGGAAGCAAGGAACGAGTGCAGCTCTTTCGGGGGAATGTGATCCAGATTCGCGGGAGCGGGATTCGCCGAACGGTCACCGTGCGGAAGATCGCGAACGGGTTCGGGGTGGAGCGCGTCTTCCCGATGCATTCGCCGTCGGTGGCTCGGTTCGAGGTGGTGCGTCGCGGTCGAGTTCGCCGCGCGAAGCTGTTCTACCTCCGGGGAAGGTCCGGCAAGGCTGCACGGATCCGCGAGCGTCGAAACACCTGA
- the ffh gene encoding signal recognition particle protein has protein sequence MFEDLSSRLEGVFRALKGRGVLTEENIQESLREVRRALLEADVHYRVARDFVKRVETRAVGETVLRGLHPGQQVIQVVHEELVELLGGTTAAPTLSGSPPVPVMVVGLQGSGKTTTCAKLARWLVEQGRRPYLVPADPYRPAARDQLIQLARAGGHPVYEGPESDAVEICAAGVAAAVNEAADVVLLDTAGRLHVDAELMAELTAIRGRVKPREVLLVVDGMIGQDSVRVAEAFQQEIGIDGVVLTKMDGDARGGAALSVRQVTGVPVKFLGVGEGAEALELFHPDRMASRILNMGDVQSLVERAQGAVTEDEAQAVTRKLARDEFDLEDFRDQLRKVRKMGSLGQLVGMLPGVPREALSRIEEDGGKSLRRTEAIICSMTPAERARPGILNGSRRKRIARGSGTAVREVNQLLRQFTEMRRMMKRMGGKSGRKGGRKQRGMAGGPFGRLIGR, from the coding sequence TTGTTCGAGGATCTCAGCTCGAGACTGGAGGGAGTCTTCCGTGCCCTGAAGGGGCGGGGCGTCCTGACCGAGGAGAATATCCAGGAGTCTCTGCGGGAGGTTCGCCGCGCTCTTCTGGAAGCCGATGTTCATTACCGGGTGGCCCGCGACTTCGTGAAGCGGGTGGAGACCCGCGCGGTCGGGGAGACGGTCCTGCGGGGGCTTCATCCCGGGCAGCAGGTCATTCAGGTGGTTCACGAGGAGCTCGTGGAGCTTCTCGGAGGCACCACCGCCGCCCCGACTCTCTCCGGAAGCCCGCCGGTTCCGGTGATGGTTGTGGGGCTGCAGGGCTCGGGGAAGACCACCACCTGCGCGAAACTGGCCCGCTGGCTGGTAGAGCAGGGAAGGCGGCCGTATCTCGTACCTGCGGATCCGTATCGGCCCGCGGCCCGGGACCAGCTGATTCAGCTGGCTCGTGCCGGGGGGCATCCGGTCTATGAGGGGCCGGAGTCCGACGCGGTGGAGATCTGCGCGGCGGGTGTGGCCGCGGCGGTGAACGAGGCCGCGGATGTGGTGCTTCTGGACACCGCCGGTCGGCTTCATGTGGACGCGGAGCTGATGGCGGAGTTGACGGCCATTCGCGGCCGTGTGAAGCCGCGCGAAGTTCTGCTGGTGGTGGACGGGATGATCGGGCAGGACTCGGTCCGTGTCGCCGAGGCCTTTCAGCAGGAAATCGGCATCGACGGTGTGGTGCTGACGAAGATGGACGGCGATGCCCGCGGAGGCGCGGCGCTTTCCGTCCGACAGGTGACCGGCGTTCCGGTGAAGTTCCTGGGCGTCGGAGAGGGTGCGGAGGCGCTGGAGTTGTTCCATCCGGATCGGATGGCCTCCCGCATTCTGAACATGGGAGATGTCCAGAGCCTCGTGGAGCGCGCCCAGGGCGCGGTCACGGAAGACGAGGCCCAGGCGGTCACCCGAAAGCTCGCCCGGGACGAGTTCGACCTGGAGGACTTTCGGGACCAGCTTCGGAAGGTCCGGAAAATGGGATCTCTCGGACAACTCGTCGGGATGCTCCCCGGCGTGCCCCGGGAAGCACTCTCCCGGATCGAGGAAGACGGCGGAAAGAGTCTCCGCCGGACAGAGGCGATCATCTGTTCGATGACGCCCGCGGAAAGAGCCCGGCCCGGTATCCTGAACGGGAGCCGCCGGAAGCGGATCGCTCGCGGAAGTGGCACGGCGGTCCGGGAAGTGAACCAGCTGCTCCGGCAGTTCACCGAGATGCGCCGCATGATGAAGCGCATGGGCGGGAAGTCCGGACGGAAGGGTGGCAGGAAACAAAGAGGAATGGCGGGCGGGCCTTTCGGTCGGCTCATCGGTCGTTGA
- the rpe gene encoding ribulose-phosphate 3-epimerase, with amino-acid sequence MEPVVRVAPSILAADFTCLADEIRRAEAGGADLLHLDVMDGAFVPNISFGPLVVEAVRRVTRLPLDVHLMIEEPVRYVEAFAGAGARWLTVHVEACADVAGTLEEIRVQGLRPGLALRPGTPFAEVEPFLDALDLLLVMTVEPGFGGQSYMEDQEPKLARARQLRESAGHSYRIEVDGGIGRTTAPGAVAAGAEFLVAGSALFTDPDLPGFVSTLQKLAGSPSADPEQGSSAP; translated from the coding sequence ATGGAACCGGTTGTTCGCGTGGCCCCATCCATTCTTGCCGCGGATTTCACCTGCCTCGCGGACGAGATCCGCCGCGCGGAGGCAGGCGGCGCGGATCTTCTCCACCTCGATGTGATGGACGGTGCCTTCGTTCCGAACATCAGCTTCGGGCCGCTCGTGGTGGAGGCAGTTCGCCGAGTCACCCGTCTTCCGCTGGATGTGCACCTCATGATTGAAGAGCCCGTCCGGTATGTGGAGGCGTTTGCCGGAGCCGGCGCCCGGTGGCTGACGGTTCATGTCGAGGCGTGCGCGGATGTGGCGGGCACGCTGGAGGAGATCCGCGTGCAGGGCCTGCGCCCGGGGCTGGCGCTTCGTCCGGGGACGCCCTTCGCGGAGGTGGAGCCGTTTCTTGACGCGCTGGACCTTCTGCTGGTGATGACGGTGGAACCCGGCTTCGGCGGGCAGTCTTACATGGAAGATCAGGAGCCCAAGTTGGCCAGAGCCCGCCAGCTCCGCGAAAGCGCGGGGCACTCCTACCGGATTGAGGTGGACGGAGGGATCGGCCGGACGACCGCCCCCGGCGCCGTGGCGGCGGGAGCGGAGTTCCTGGTGGCGGGGTCCGCGCTCTTCACCGACCCGGACCTGCCCGGTTTTGTGAGCACCCTCCAGAAACTGGCAGGAAGCCCCTCAGCGGACCCGGAGCAGGGGAGTTCGGCGCCCTGA
- a CDS encoding PASTA domain-containing protein produces MKRLAGFCAASVLACLTGMVLFHLGMLTFVRAGVETRLPDLTGRPLPQAREELEASGFTAVADREVHDTRYPEGAVVEQRPAPGEILRRGRKVWLTVSLGVRRTEVPSVAGKTVRQAGIVLEAGGFRPGAVLRVSHPTAEYNAVISQDPPAGSKRAEGTRVALLVSGGRDARDFVLPRFAGLTVREAERILTDHGFRLGEKSLRADEFAARGVVIRQNPPAGSRVWAGMAVDLVVSAGD; encoded by the coding sequence GTGAAGCGGCTTGCGGGGTTCTGCGCGGCGTCGGTTCTGGCTTGCCTGACCGGGATGGTTCTCTTCCATCTGGGAATGCTCACCTTCGTTCGCGCCGGGGTGGAGACGCGCCTGCCGGACCTGACGGGGCGTCCATTGCCGCAGGCCCGGGAGGAACTGGAAGCGTCGGGATTCACCGCCGTCGCGGACCGGGAGGTTCACGACACGCGTTACCCGGAAGGCGCCGTGGTGGAACAGCGCCCCGCTCCGGGCGAAATCCTTCGCCGCGGCCGGAAGGTCTGGTTGACCGTCTCTCTGGGGGTGCGCCGCACCGAAGTGCCCTCCGTGGCCGGGAAGACGGTCCGGCAGGCGGGGATTGTGCTGGAGGCCGGAGGGTTCCGCCCGGGTGCGGTGCTGCGGGTGTCGCACCCGACGGCGGAGTACAACGCGGTCATCTCGCAGGATCCACCGGCCGGATCGAAGCGGGCGGAGGGGACGCGTGTGGCTCTCCTGGTGAGCGGCGGTAGGGATGCCCGGGACTTTGTCCTGCCGCGCTTCGCCGGGCTCACCGTGAGAGAGGCTGAGCGGATCCTTACGGACCACGGGTTTCGCTTGGGGGAGAAGTCTTTGCGGGCGGATGAGTTTGCCGCGCGCGGCGTGGTGATTCGGCAGAACCCGCCCGCCGGGAGCCGCGTTTGGGCGGGAATGGCCGTGGACCTGGTCGTCTCTGCCGGGGATTGA
- the rimM gene encoding ribosome maturation factor RimM (Essential for efficient processing of 16S rRNA), translating to MTDRVGLLEVARLGKPHGLRGEISAQLFGVNLAELEELKRLVLRLESGEDRPVCVIGGRPKGKGLILALDLLPDRTAAEGARGAVLLSPREDLPKPEEGEWFVTDLVGLSVADEEGSEIGTLEEVLTLPANDVLVVRGKLGEVLLPAIPEVIRKVNLDERKMTVHILPGLVDVPAEKGAS from the coding sequence GTGACTGATCGCGTGGGCCTTCTGGAAGTGGCACGCCTCGGAAAGCCGCACGGACTGCGTGGCGAGATCTCCGCGCAGCTGTTTGGCGTGAATCTGGCGGAGCTGGAGGAACTGAAGCGTCTCGTCCTCCGGCTGGAGTCCGGCGAGGATCGACCGGTCTGTGTCATCGGGGGGCGGCCCAAGGGGAAAGGGCTCATCCTCGCGCTGGACCTTCTGCCGGATCGGACCGCGGCGGAGGGCGCTCGGGGAGCGGTCCTCCTCTCCCCGCGGGAGGATCTTCCGAAGCCGGAAGAGGGAGAGTGGTTCGTGACCGACCTCGTGGGACTGTCGGTTGCGGACGAAGAGGGAAGCGAGATCGGAACGCTGGAAGAGGTGCTCACGCTTCCGGCAAACGATGTGTTGGTGGTTCGCGGGAAGCTCGGCGAGGTTCTGCTCCCGGCCATCCCCGAGGTGATTCGGAAAGTGAACCTCGACGAACGGAAGATGACCGTTCACATTCTCCCCGGGCTGGTTGATGTGCCTGCGGAGAAGGGCGCGTCGTGA
- the trmD gene encoding tRNA (guanosine(37)-N1)-methyltransferase TrmD translates to MRFTVFTLFPDLIREGCRPSVLGQAVDKGVLSVETVDPREFSTDRHRSVDDLPFGGGAGMVLMPGPLSEALDGALEKESADEKPRVVFLSPGGRRFDQDVARDLAEESSVFLVCGRYKGIDERVRDRYATDEISIGDYVLSGGELAALVVIDAVMRLLPGALGDFASAEDDAIYSGLLSAPEYTRPRVFRGAEVPEVLVSGHHENVRRWRRQEALRRTLERRPDLLESADLSREDRRFLRELRSGRGSEELESGGDTRP, encoded by the coding sequence GTGAGGTTTACGGTGTTCACGCTCTTCCCGGATCTGATCCGGGAGGGGTGTCGGCCTTCAGTCCTCGGGCAGGCGGTCGACAAGGGTGTTCTTTCGGTGGAGACGGTCGATCCCCGGGAGTTCTCCACCGACCGGCACCGTTCGGTCGATGATCTCCCCTTCGGGGGCGGTGCGGGGATGGTGCTCATGCCCGGCCCCCTCTCCGAGGCTCTCGACGGAGCTTTGGAGAAGGAGTCGGCCGACGAGAAACCGCGGGTCGTTTTCCTCTCGCCGGGAGGGAGGCGGTTCGATCAGGATGTGGCCCGGGATCTGGCGGAGGAATCCTCCGTGTTCCTGGTCTGCGGTCGGTACAAGGGAATCGACGAGCGCGTGCGGGACCGCTACGCGACGGACGAGATCTCCATCGGAGACTATGTCCTGTCCGGAGGGGAACTGGCGGCGCTGGTTGTGATCGACGCGGTCATGCGGCTTCTCCCGGGCGCTCTGGGAGATTTCGCGAGCGCGGAGGATGACGCCATCTACTCCGGGTTGCTTTCCGCACCGGAGTACACGAGGCCGAGAGTCTTTCGCGGGGCCGAGGTGCCGGAGGTGCTCGTCTCCGGGCACCACGAGAATGTTCGCCGCTGGCGGCGGCAGGAGGCGCTTCGCAGGACGCTGGAGCGTCGGCCCGACCTGCTGGAGTCGGCGGATCTGTCACGGGAGGACCGGAGATTCCTGCGGGAGTTGCGGTCAGGGAGAGGTTCGGAGGAACTGGAATCGGGCGGCGACACCCGTCCGTGA
- a CDS encoding ribonuclease HII: MAVSRRGVETAYRRERRIARVVGGDVAGIDEAGRGPLAGPVVAAAVVLDPSDPIDGLGDSKKLTPRARERLFAEIRSRAVGIGIGWAGHGLIDRINILRATHFAMRRAVERLPHAPSHLLVDGLPVPGLPCRHTALVKGDSRCASIMAASIVAKVVRDRHMIRLAKRFPEYGFERHKGYPAVVHREALERVGPCVHHRRTFSGVRERIPEGAHR; the protein is encoded by the coding sequence ATGGCTGTTTCGCGCCGGGGAGTGGAGACCGCGTATCGCCGGGAGCGGCGCATCGCCCGGGTAGTGGGGGGAGATGTCGCCGGGATCGATGAGGCAGGGCGCGGTCCGCTGGCCGGTCCCGTCGTGGCGGCGGCCGTCGTGCTGGACCCGTCCGACCCCATCGACGGCCTCGGAGATTCGAAGAAGCTCACACCGCGCGCCCGGGAGCGGCTCTTCGCCGAGATTCGCAGTCGGGCCGTGGGCATCGGCATCGGCTGGGCGGGGCACGGGCTCATCGACCGGATCAATATCCTCCGAGCCACGCACTTCGCCATGCGCCGGGCCGTGGAGCGGCTCCCGCACGCACCGTCGCATCTTCTGGTCGATGGCCTTCCGGTTCCCGGGCTCCCCTGTCGCCATACCGCGCTCGTGAAGGGGGACTCGCGGTGCGCGTCCATCATGGCGGCGTCCATCGTGGCAAAGGTCGTGCGTGACCGGCACATGATCCGGCTGGCGAAGCGGTTTCCGGAGTATGGCTTTGAGCGACACAAGGGGTATCCTGCTGTCGTGCATCGCGAGGCGCTGGAGAGAGTCGGTCCGTGTGTTCATCATCGGCGAACCTTTTCCGGCGTTCGGGAGCGGATCCCCGAGGGAGCGCATCGGTGA